Within Dysosmobacter sp. Marseille-Q4140, the genomic segment GTCAAAAGCGGAAGAATGCCTTGTAGCACCCTCTCTGATCCAATATCACACGGAGCAGTCGGAATATTTGCGTGGGCAGGAAGTCACCGGGCCGGTCATGACCATCGACGCCGCTAACCGCTACGGTCTGACAGCAGCCGGTCTGCTCAAATACTACGGCAGCGCCCGGCACGGGCAGAACATCCGGGACCCGCTTCACACGGTCATGGCGAGGGACCGGGAGGGCCTTACCCTGGCGCATATGGCGAAATTCTACGGGACAGAGTTTGGAGAACCCATGGGACGGCCGCTCTCCACCGTAACCGCCAGCGGAGCGCACCACGGTGTTGTGGAGACAACGGTGGTCCGGGCAGAACCGGGCGCGGATCTTCAACACTGGCCGGAGATCCGGGACCTGCTGAACACCTACTGCGGGTATAACCTGGGGCCGGAGGACGTGATCCTGTTTGAAATCGACAGCGCGGCCTATTTCCTGGCAGACATTGGCCTGCGTATGCTGACTCCCCGGGAGCTATACCGGGCAAACGGATTCCCGGACGATTACAAAATTGACCGGGATTACAAGGGAAATGTTTACGGGAAAAGCAAGCAGGTGGCCCGCTGCGGGAACGCGGTTCCCCCGCCGTTTGCAACCGCATTGGTGAGGGCGAACTTTCCGGAATGGTGCAAAAAGGCCATTACCACGATGGCGGAATTTGAAAAGTCGGTGGCAGTATGATGGATGACTGCACACTTGCCCTATTAGGCGACCGCGCCGCAGCGGATCGTATCACAGAGCGCGGGGAGCTGCTTCCGTGCCCTTGCTGCGGATGCGGCCCAACAACGAAAGTGCAAGAAGTTGAATATGGACTTAGCGGGACGATTATTCGTTGTAACAAATGCGGATTATCTTTGTACAGCTCAAGCAAAAAAGCAGAACTTATTCAAGGCGCAGTTAGAAATGTTCCGATAGAAAACCACACGATCATAGGGATTAAGCGTTGGAACACCCGCGCCCCGATTCTGAGCGCGGAGGAGATGGAGATGCTGGAGGGGGTAAAATGATACAGCATGTATGTGATAGATGCGGATCAGTTATAAATCCTTCTGGAAGTGCGGTATTTGTCACTGTTCAGAATGGAAACGCAAATGCATTTGAAAATAAAAGCGAGTTATGCTGTTCGTGCGGCATGTGGCTGAAACGGTTTTTGGAGTGCAAAGCCAAAATTGTCGAGGGAAAGGGGGCTCAACCATGACGCGGGAAGAAGCAATCAAAACGATTGAGTTCGCCAAAACGTACATCAGCAAAGACGGAATGATAAGACAAGCCATAGACATTGCCCTCTCCGCCCTCCGCCCCGTCAGCCGGGAGAAGGTGGAGAAGGTGTGGCCTGGGTGCGAGGCCTGTAAAAACGCAGGTTTAGCGATTGGAGAGGTTCAGTTTTACGGACCTTTTGAAGGGTCTATTGATGTATCTGGTAACATGCAGTATTGCCCAAACTGTGGACGTCCCATTACACTGGCAGCGCAGGAAGGGCAGTTGGAGAGATTGGAGGCGCTGAAAGATGGAAAGGGCGTATAGAAAAAAGCCTGTTGTGGTTGAGGCTGCACAGTGGACAGGAGAAAACCACGCAGAAATGTGTGAGTTTATCGACCCGGAAGTATTTGAAATCATCCCTCGAGTTGGACTTGTTATTCACACCCTCGAGGGCGACCACCATGCAAGCCCAGGTGACTACATCATCAAGGGCGTAAACGGGGAATTTTATCCTTGCAAGCCGGACATCTTCGCCAAAACGTATGAAAGCGCCGCCCTCACCCCGCCGAACGAGCCGCTGACATGTGATGGATGTACTATGCAAGGAGAACCTGATTGTTATACACCATGTTCACAGTGTATCCGAGATCCAAGAGTATGCGACTACTATGACCGCCGCCCGCCGGATGGGACGGAGACGGGGTACCCATCCGTCTCCCTGGCGGCGGAGCGGACCGGCGGGCAGGCTGCCCGCATTTCCGCCGCTTGCCGGACGGGGATCCCCTACCGGGGGGTGATCTGGAGGTATGCCGATGAGAATTGATGTGAGCCGTCTGGGACCGGAGGCCCAGCGGCAGGTCCTCAGCAAGATGCTGGTGGTCAAGGCCCGGGAGAGCAAGTACGGCAGCCGCAAGGCCGTACGGATGATGCCCAACGGGGAGCTGCGGCGGTTTGACAGCCAGAAGGAGGCCCGCCGGTACGACGAACTGACCGCCCGGCTGCGCGCCGGCATGATCCGGGATCTCCGGCTCCAGCACACCTTCACCCTTCAGGAGGGCTATGTCAACAGCGATGGGGACGCCGTGCGGGCCATCACCTACAAGGCGGATTTTACATACTGGGAGATGCCGGCATTCTGGAGGGGGTACGAAGAGCAGTGTCCGGCCGACAGGTGGAATTTCGTTGTCGAGGACGTCAAGGGGGTCCGCACAGAGGCCTACAAGATCAAAAAGAAGCTCATGGAGGAACGCGGATGGCGGGTCCGCGAGATATGAACGATGGAAATTGGAGATAGGGTCCGGCGGGAGCCGGTGACTTTCATGCTCTCGGAGGAAAAGGGGCCCGGGCACCGTCCGACGGTGGAGGGGACTGTGGTCTGGATCCATCCAAAGAGGCGGTTCCACACCGTGGAGTTCCATACGCCGGGCGGTCCGGTCCGGGAGTGCTTCCAGGGGGGGTAGCCCTGGCTTGGGCGGGAGTAGGGAAATCTGCTCCCGCCCGCTTTTTTTCCCGCGGGGGAGAGAGGGAGGGTAGGGGAGGAGAGGGGGGCATGCTTTTGTGCGTATGACAGGGGAGGATCGATCCTGTGAGGGCGGGGGCGGCGGATGGCCCTTTGCAGCATCTGTCCGTTTCTGCGGCTCCCTTTGACGCTTTTTTACCGCCGGACTGCTACGCTGGATCTGAAAGGGGGGAGGCGGCCGTGGCGAAAAGTAAATACGACACCCACGTGCTGCCCAACATCAAGAAGATCTCCAAGTGGGCGGCGGCGGGGGCAACGGCAAAGGAGATCGCCGGGAAGCTGCGCATTGCCTACTCCACGCTGCGAAGGTACCTGGATCTGGGCAGCGAGGGGGACGAGCGCTATGCGGCGCTTTGGGAGGCTTTCGCGGGGGCGTGCGCCGTGGCCGACGATCATGTGGAGGCGGCCCTTTACAAGCGAGCCTGCGGCTATCAGTGCGAGGAGACCACGGTGGAGGAGAAGCTGGACCGGGACGGGATGGTCCATACCCTGACGAAGAAAGTCACCAGGGATATCCCGCCGGATCCTACCAGCGCCATGTT encodes:
- a CDS encoding DUF1064 domain-containing protein, translating into MLVVKARESKYGSRKAVRMMPNGELRRFDSQKEARRYDELTARLRAGMIRDLRLQHTFTLQEGYVNSDGDAVRAITYKADFTYWEMPAFWRGYEEQCPADRWNFVVEDVKGVRTEAYKIKKKLMEERGWRVREI
- a CDS encoding transposase gives rise to the protein MAKSKYDTHVLPNIKKISKWAAAGATAKEIAGKLRIAYSTLRRYLDLGSEGDERYAALWEAFAGACAVADDHVEAALYKRACGYQCEETTVEEKLDRDGMVHTLTKKVTRDIPPDPTSAMFWLTNRRRDRWKYRPDDSQGGGDGGMETGVVELPAVAPLEPPSEEGGGPDG